Proteins from one Pygocentrus nattereri isolate fPygNat1 chromosome 16, fPygNat1.pri, whole genome shotgun sequence genomic window:
- the LOC108431351 gene encoding proteasome maturation protein yields the protein MNSRGLRSQLKDSVPVAGLCPQAGPYGVQDTLRRGFSSVKNELLPSHPLELSEKNFQLNQDKLNFTTLRNIQGLHAPLKLQMEYRAARQIQRLPFLPSSNLALDTLRGTDETIGFEDILNDPAQCELMGEPHIMTEYKLGLL from the exons ATG AACTCTCGTGGTCTTCGCTCGCAGCTAAAGGACAGTGTCCCAGTGGCAGGTCTTTGTCCACAAGCAGGACCTTACGGTGTACAAGACACACTTCGTAGAGG GTTCTCCAGTGTCAAAAATGAGCTCCTCCCCAGTCATCCTCTGGAACTTTCTGAGAAAAAT TTCCAGCTTAACCAGGACAAACTGAACTTCACCACACTAAGGAACATCCAAGGACTCCATGCACCACTGAAATTACAGATGGAGTACAGAGCTGCCAGACAA ATTCAGCGTTTGCCCTTTCTGCCAAGCTCAAACTTGGCTCTAGACACACTCCGAGGCACTGATGAGACCATTGGGTTTGAAGACATTCTTAACG ATCCTGCACAGTGTGAGCTTATGGGAGAGCCTCATATTATGACAGAGTACAAACTCGGGCTGCTGTGA